One region of Purpureocillium takamizusanense chromosome 4, complete sequence genomic DNA includes:
- a CDS encoding uncharacterized protein (EggNog:ENOG503NXET~COG:P~TransMembrane:8 (i106-127o163-186i198-228o311-331i343-363o438-463i475-495o532-552i)): MTVGQGLRALPPWLLRRLERLPSHLRLHRSSRPSPTAGATTDLGARLWTTVRETWHLGLTAFGGPPVHFKLFYDKFVTKLGWVDEQVYQELFSVCQALSGPASTKMLYCVLLLHLGLVPAVAGFFIWRSVRAKTPQGPLPGAAGMYALSVGVSNVGEALPGPAYALLSGLNAATVGIIALAAVQLAGQAITDRLSRALVFLAAAAGLLHNALWYFPLLMALAGAAAVAHDYRWVHRPLRYEAGAWRRVRSRGGGTDADPGETELGHQHQQQQQQQQHRREQGEADEGEEPPPPRVVPPGRRLHNTSWKTGLALAAAFFASFAAVMVARGALKPAQPLLFRLFANMYLAGTVIFGGGPVVVPLLREYIVAEGWVSPRDFLIGLALIQAFPGPNFNFAVYLGGLAHAHHGPGQGQGQGQDKYGDGHGRGTNGGGGGGNGLAGAAIGFVGIFLPGLVLVHAMTGVWGAARGRRWVRSLLRGVNAGAVGLVFTAVYRLWQMGRVDAGAQAGAALGDEPWWAAVAAGSYVGGAWFGVRPPVAIVAGAVLGLLWYAVVSR, from the exons ATGACCGTCGGGCAAGGGCtccgcgcgctgccgccatggctgctgcgccgcttGGAGCGTCTTCCTTCGCACTTGCGGCTGCACcggtcgtcgcggccctctCCAACAGCCGGTGCGACGACGGACTTGGGCGCGCGGCTGTGGACGACAGTGCGCGAGACATGGCACCTGGGCTTGACGGCGTTTGGCGGGCCACCCGTGCATTTCAAGCTT tTTTACGACAAGTTTGTGACGAAGCTCGGGTGGGTGGACGAGCAGGTG TACCAGGAGCTGTTCAGCGTGTGCCAGGCGCTGTCCGGACCGGCGAGCACCAAGATGCTGTACTgcgtgttgctgctgcatctAGGGCtcgtgcccgccgtggctggcttCTTTATCTGGAGGTCCGTACGAGCCAAGACCCCCCAGGGGCC CCTCCCCGGCGCGGCAGGCATGTACGCACTGTCAGTGGGCGTGTCcaacgtcggcgaggcgctcccCGGGCCGGCGTACGCGCTGCTGTCGGGCCTCAACGCCGCGACGGTGGGCATCatcgcgctggcggcggtgcagctcGCCGGGCAGGCCATCACGGACCGCCTCAGCCGCGcgctcgtcttcctcgccgccgcggcgggcttgcTGCACAACGCGCTGTGGTACTTTCCGCTGCtcatggcgttggcgggcgcggcggccgtggcgcacGACTATAGGTGGGTGCACCGCCCGCTGCGGTACGAGGCGGGTgcgtggaggagggtgaggagccgaggaggggggacggACGCGGACCCTGGGGAGACTGAGTTGGgccatcaacatcaacagcagcagcagcagcagcaacaccgACGGGAACAAGGCGAAGCAGACGAGGGagaggagccgccgcccccacgCGTCGTGCccccggggcggcgcctccacaACACGAGCTGGAAGACGGggctggcgctcgcggcggccttctTCGCGTCCTTTGCGGCCGTCAtggtggcgcgcggcgcgctcAAGCCGGCGCAGCCGCTGCTCTTCCGCCTCTTCGCCAACATGTACCTCGCGGGCACCGTCatcttcggcggcgggcccgtcgtggtgccgctgctgcgcgagtACATTGTCGCCGAGGGCTGGGTCAGCCCGCGCGACTTCCTCATCGGCCTGGCGCTGATCCAGGCGTTTCCGGGGCCCAACTTTAACTTTGCCGTGTACCTGGGGGggctcgcccacgcccatcACGGTCCAGGTCAGGgtcaggggcaggggcaggaCAAGTATGGAGATGGACATGGAAGAGGCAcaaacggcggcggcggcggcggcaacgggctggcgggcgcggccatTGGCTTCGTGGGCATCTTCCTGCCcgggctggtgctggtgcacGCCATGACGGGGGTctggggcgcggcgcgcgggcggcggtgggtgcggtcgctgctgcgcggggtCAACGCCGGGGCTGTGGGGCTGGTGTTCACGGCGGTGTACCGGCTGTGGCAGATGGGCCGGGTGGACGCCGGGGCGcaggccggggcggcgctcGGGGACGAGCCCTggtgggcggccgtcgcggcggggagctacgtcggcggcgcgtggttTGGCGTGCGGCCCCCGGTGGCGATtgtggcgggcgcggtgctGGGGTTGCTGTGGTACGCGGTCGTGTCGCGGTGA